CAGACTGAGCACCTGCTCCGGATCACTCACCGCCTTGGCGACCATCCCGGCTTCTTCCAGCACCGTCGCGTGGAACTGAGCCAGCTCGCGATCGTCGTCCACCACCAGGACGTTGATCGGCTCGGGAGGATGCGGGTTGGTGAGTCGATCGAGGAATTCCAGCAGCTCGACCGTCTTGATCGGCTTGGTGCAGTAAGCGCTGCCGCCGGCACGTACCGCCTGGAGGCGCCCGCCGAAGTCGTCGCGACAGGAGATGAAGATGCAGGGGATCGCCTCGTCCGCTTCGGCCGTGAGTTCGGCCAGCATCTTCGGCCCCGCGTTCTCGTCCTCGGGAAAGACCACGTCGAGGATCATCGCCGAGGGGCGTTCGATGCCGACTGCCTCGCGCAGGTCGGCGAGGTTTGTGAAGGCACGCACGCGATAGCCGAAACAACCGAGCTGACCGGCCAGTTGCGCGGCAAGATCCGGGTCGTCGTCGCAGAGATAGACCATCCGTTGGCTGCGGTCCGCGGGTTGTCCCGGGCGTGCGTCGGGTGCTTGTCCGGATGGCGGCTCGGGCTGCGTCTCCGGCTCGGGAAGCTCGAATCCGGGAGCCACATCGGGGTCCACCTGCACATGGGCGGCGAGTGCGAGCGCGTCCAGGTCGTCCATCAGCCGCGCGAGCTCGGTCGGCAGTACGGCCTCGACGCTCCCGCCCGCGTCCATGGCGTGGCGCACCGCCTGCTCGGCGTTCTTGGCGGCATCGCTGATCTGTCGGAAGCCGAAGGTGGCGCCCGATCCCTTCAGGGTGTGGAAGAGGACGTAGAGGGCGTCGAGCCGGGCATGATCGACCTCGCCCGGGTGCAGCTCGGCGACGGCACGGCGCGCGTCGGCAAGACGCCCGGGCAGCTGCGACAGAAATGATGTGCGCAGACGCGCCTTGCGGATCTGAAAGGATTCGCCCTTGTGCGGCTCGGCGGGACTGGAGGCATTTCCCCGTTCGGCGACCATGGTGACCTCTTTTAGAGTCGGGCGACAGCCGCCGGCAACGTAGCCTCGAGCGACGCATCCTTCATCAGGCAGGCAGCGATCCCCGGCGCTTGTGCGTGGAGCGGCTCCGGGTCGTCCCCGGTCAGGAGGACGAAGGGGGTGGGAATGCCCCGATCGCGCATCTCCCGGAACAGGTCCAAACCGCTCAAGAGCGGCATGTGCATATCCGAAATGACCAGGTCGAATGCCTCGTGTTCCTCGCCGAGGGCGTCGAGTGCCTCCACGCCGCTCTCCACGAGCAGACAGTCGTGACCCTCCGCATCCAGAATGGCCTCTGCCATCGCTCCGGCGAAAGGGTCATCGTCGACGATCAAGATACGCATCGCAATGGGTCCTTAGTCACGTGTTGGAAATCGGTTGAGTAGGGAAACGAATTGTTGTCGATCTGGATTTCGATCTCGATTACGACAACGACAACGACAACGACAACGGTGGCAAAGGGATTTTCTCGTTGCTTTGTCCTACTTATTCTTGAACCGTTCGCTATAGGCTTTGTGTGATCAGCCGAGCAGATTCCGTAAGGTGTCGACGAGATTGGATTGGTCGAAATCGCCTTTGACGATATAGGCGTCGGCGCCGACCTGAATGCCCCGCTGTTTGTCCTCGCGGGTCTGACGCGAGGTGACGATGATGATCGGCGTGGAGCGGTACTTGTCATTCTCGCGCAGCTTGGCGGTGAGCGAGAAGCCATCCAGACCGGGCATCTCCACGTCGGTGAGGACCGCATCGAAGCGCCCGCCCACCGCCTTCTGCCAGCCGTCGAGACCGTCCTCGGCCAGGGTGACGCGGTAGCCGGATGCCTCGAGCACCTCTTTTTCGATCTCCCGCGTGTTCAGCGAGTCGTCCACCACCAGGATGTGCTGGCCCTGTTGTCCGTCGTGCCGGCGTGCCGAGTCCTTCACTGCCGCCTTGATTGCCTCGCCGCGGATGCGTCGTGCCGCGTCCAGCAGGGCAGGGGCCTGGAGCAGGCTGACCAGCGCGTTGGTGCCCGTGACGACCACGCCGCCGACCAGGCCGCCGAGGACACCCCGGCCGCGCATGTGCTCGGGCAGCGGCTTGAGAACCATGTCGCGCTCGTCGACGAGCTGATCCACCACCAGCCCAAGCTTCGCCTGCCGCACCCCGATGATGACGACCAAGAGGGTCTCCTCGTCGAGTCCGTGTCGCTGCCGCCCGGATGACGCGGCCGATTCGGGCAGACCCAGGAGATCGACGAGAGGAATCAGGGGGACCAGTTCGTTGCGGAGCACGACCGCCGGGCGTCCGGCGACCTGAATCGTCTCGGAGCGGGAGGTGCGGATCAGCTCGGAGACGTGAGCCGCGCTGATTCCGAAACAGTGCCCGCCGGCTTCGAGCAGCAAGATGCGCATCACCGCCAGCGAGAGCGGGAGCTTGAGCGTCAAGGTGGTTCCGGCGCCCGGTCGACTCTTGATCGAGACCGAGCCCTGCAGGTCGTCGGTGATGGCGCGCTTGACCACGTCCAACCCGACACCGCGACCCGAGACCTCGGTGATGATGGGGCTGGTGCTGAAACCGGGTTGGAAGATAAGGTCGGCGACCTGCTCGTCGGTGATCTCTTGGCTGGCGCCGGCATCGATCAGACCCTTTTGCATGGCCTTCTCGAGGATACGTGCGCGGTCGAGTCCGCGACCGTCGTCGACGATGGCGATCATCACGGCGCCGCCCTCCTGACGTGCCGAGACTCGGATCTCCCCGAGCGTCGGCTTGCCCGCCGTTAGACGCTCCTCGGTCGACTCGATGCCGTGGTCGATGGCGTTGCGCAGCAGGTGGACCAGCGCGTCGCTGAGGTGGTCGATGATCTGGCGGTCGAGCTCGATCTCGCTGCCGCTCACCTCGCATCGGATCTCCTTGCCGAGCGAGCGTCCAAGCTCGCGCGCAATCCGGGCGATCGGGTCCAGAACCGTACCCAGAGGCAGCATCCGCATACCGAGTGCGCGGTCGTTGAGCTCGCCGATGAGCCGCTCCTGATCGAGCGTCAGGTCGCGCAGATCGAGCGTGAACCTGTGCAGTGCGCGCGCAAGCTCGGCCGACTCGGCCCCCGGGTCGGCAACGGTGCGTGCGGCGCGCGTGCGCGCCGAGGCATCGAGCAGGCGTGCCTCGCCTAGGATGTGACGCAGCCGCGCCTGGTTGGAGACCATCTCGCCCATCAGTTTGACCAGGGCGTCGAGCTTGTCCATCCGCACGCGCACGCTCTCGGGTGCGCGGATGCGTGTCGCGGCCTCGGTGCCTGTCGGTTGCGGGGCCGTGGGCGCCGGGTCTGGCGCGGGTGAGGACGGCCTCGGGTTTTCGGGCGGAATGTCGCTCTGAATCGCGGCCGGGATCGAGTCAGGGAGCGAGCTTGCATCGGCAGCGGCCGAATGGTCGGGAACGGACCTCGGGCCCGGCTCCGACCAATCGCCCGCGGCGGCCCTGGCGAGCCGCTCGCACAGGGCTTGATCCGGTGGTCCGGAGGCTGCGCCTGCTCCCGATGCGGCGACCTCTTCGATCATTGCGCCGATCGTATCGACGGCGCGCATCAGGAGTGCGGCGAGCGCCGGATCGGGCTGGATCTTACCTTCACGCAGAACGCCGAGCACGTCCTCGAGATGGTGGGCGGTCTCGGCGATGCTCGCGAGCTTGAGCATCCGCGAGGATCCCTTGATGGTGTGGGCGGAGCGGAACAGGGCGTCGATCCCGTCCCGGCCGCCGCCGTCCGTCGTACCGAGCGTGGCGAGTCCGGTCTCCAGTCGGGCGATATGCTCGCGCGCCTCGTCGACGAAACGGCCGATGAATTTGGTGATGTCGAGTGCCATGACGCGGATCTCAGGCCACGGCGTCGGCGAGACGGGCCAGACGCGTCTCGCAGAGGAAGCGCAGATCCTTCACCGACAGGAGCGAGGGCAGCGCGCCCGTGCTTTGCATCGCGAGTGTCTCGTTCTGCAACTGGCGCAGCACGATGCGATATTCCCGTTCGGCCGGACCGGTCTCGCCTTGCTGGCGGTAGGTTTCGGCGAGCTGATAATGGGCCCGCCAGCAGCTCGGCTTGTCGTAGACCACCCGACGCAAGGCGCCGATCGCTTCCTGTGAGTCGCCGCGCAGACGCGCGCAGCGCCCGAGCAGAAGGAGCGCGTCCGACGACCAGGGGTCTTGCCCCAGCGCGCGCTGCGCGGCGGTTTCGGCACCGGCCGTGTCGCCGCGCTCGAGCAGCAGATGGGCCTGGAGTGCGAGATGCTCGGCGGCGGCATCCTCGCGATCGCAGAGCGGGGCGAGACGGCGAAGCGCCTCCTCGAAACGCTCGGAGCGGGCCGAGCTCAGGGCCTGCTCGTAAGGCTCTCGATCGACCGGGTTCCCGGCCGGCGCGCTCGGTCGGGGTGGATCCGGGCGAGCGTCGATCGAGCCCGAATCGCCTCGGCCCGTCGAGGCGGACCGCACGGCGGCGGCTCGCGGCGCGCGGGTGCTCGGGCCCGTCTGCGCCGTCGTGTCCGCGCGTACGCCTTGTCCCGGCTTCACACGCCCCGGCGAGGGCTCGACCGGGGCCTTCTCGAACAGGAAGACGCCGTCCAGCGCGATCAGGCGCATCAAGCCGAAGTCGTTGGCGAGCGTCTCCGAGGCGCCGACGATCAGATGACCTTTCGGCACGAGTAGGTCGCGTAACCGCGCCATGACCGCCTTGCGGGTCGCCGGATCGAAATAGATGGAGACGTTGCGGAAGAAGATGACGTCTTGCCCCTGCATCGCCTTTGGGAAGTCAGGCGCAAGCAGGTTCCAGGACATGAAATCGACCTGTCGCCGGATCGTCGCATCGATGCGGCGATGCGTTCCGTCGAGCGGCGAGAACCAGCGATCGCGAAGCTCCGCAGGCAGCGTCCGAAAGGCGAGCGGGCCGTATTCCGCCGCGTGGGCACGCTCGAGTGCGGCGTCGTCGACATCGCCCGCAGTGATGCGGAACAGGCGCTCGGCGAGATCGCCGTAACGCTCGCGCAAGGCGATGGCGATCGAATAGGGTTCCTCGCCGGTGGAGCACCCCAAGGAGAGTATTCGGATCGGATTGCCCTTCTCGGCTTGCGCCAGGCGCGCGGGCACGAGCCGCTCCACGAGCAGATTCAGATGGTCGGGCTCACGGTAAAAGTAGGTTTCGTTGACCGTCAGCAGACTGGTCAGACGCCCAAACTCGACCGGATCGGCAGCGACGGATTTCAGATAGGCGTCGATCGATCCCGCGGCGGTTGCCGCGATCCTACCCGCCAGGATGGACTGGAGTCGCCCGTCCGCCTCCGAGCCGAAGTGCAGCCCGAGGCGATCCTTGACGAAGGACTTGAAGGAGTGGATCGGCATCATACAATCCCGGCGCCGAGTGCTGCACGACGCCCCGCCAGCATGCAGAGCTTGCCTGCGATGAGATCGAGCGGCAGCGTCATCTGCACGCCGCCGGCGAGGATCGCCTCGCGGTTCATTCCGAAGATCACCGAAGTGGCCTCGTCTTGAGCGATGGTCGCCCCGCCTGCCTTTGCGAGCGCGAGCATCCCCTGTGCTCCGTCGCGTCCCATGCCGGTGAGGACGACGCCGATGGCATCGAGGCCGACCTCGGCCGCCACGCTGGTGAGCAACCGATCGCAGCTCGGGCGATACATGTCCGAATCCAGACGCGCTACCAGTCGGATCCGTCGTCCGGCACCGAGTGTCATGTGGGTCACCGAATCGGCCAGATAGACGTGGCCGGCCACGATCGGCTCCCCCTCGGAGGGGATGGTCACGGGCAGCGCGCAGAGTCGGCTCAACCAGTCGGCCATCGCCCCGGCGAACCCGTCGGAGATGTGCTGGGCGATCAGAACCGGGGCCGCAAAATCGGCGGGAAGGTCGGGGAGGATCCGAGCCAGGGCCTGAGGCCCGCCGGTCGAGGAGGCGATGGCGACGACGGGCGAGCCGGATCGGGGCGGGTCGGTTTGTATCCGCTCTTCACGCCGAGCCGGCGAGGCCGGGTCGGGCTTGAGGGTGAGCGCGCCGTTGCGGCGGATATGGCGGATGACGGGGATGCGCGCCAGGATACGCAGGCGCAACGCCAGTCCGGGTCCCTCGTCGAAGGTCGGCTTGCGCGCGGCCTCGAGCGCACCGCGCGCGACCGCGGCCATGGCGTTGGGTGCGTCGGCCAGGTCGGAGAGAACCAGGATTGGGACGGCGTAGCGGGCCATGATCTCCTCGATCGCCTGCATTCCGTCCATCTCGGGCATCTGAAGATCCATGGTGACGACGTCTGGCTTGAGCGCCAGGGTCCTTTCGACCGCCTCCCGGCCATCCGCGGCCTCGCCGCAGACGACCAGACCCGGCGCCGCCTCGATGAGCGCCCGGATCAGGCTTCGCGCCGAGCGGCTGTCGTCGACCACCAAGACCCGTACAGGTTGCATTGATCACTCCGTCATCAGGACCGGCTCGAGACGCCGGGATCGGCCGACGGCGTGCGTGCTCCGTCGAGTACAAACTGATCCAGGCTGCCCTTCAGGGCACCCGAGAGATCGTTCATATCCCGCGCGATATCGGCGATCCGGCGCACGGCGCCTGCGGTCTCCGAGCTGGCGGTGACGATCTCGCGCAAGGCGACCACGACCTGACCGCTGGCAGTGCGCTGTTGTTGCGTGGAGAGACTGATCTGCTGGGCGGAGGTCGAGGTCTCGCTCGCCGCCTCGACGATGGCCTGGAGGATATCCGCCGTGCTGGCCGAGTCCGCGATCCCCTCATGGATCCCGGTGGAGCCTTTCTCCGAGCTGATCACGAGCCGGTTGATCGATTCCTGGATCTCGGCGACCTTGCCGGTGATCTCTCCTGTGGATTCGGTCACCGAATCGGCCAGCCTGCGGATCTCGGCGGCGACGACGCCGAAGCGTTTTCCCGCCTCGCCCGCCGAGGATGCCTCCAAGGCGGCGTTGAAGGCGATCAGCTTGGTCTGATCCGCCACCGTATCGATGATCTGCATGATCTTGGAGATCTCCTTGGAGCGGGTGCCGAGCGCGAGGATCTCGTTCAGCGCGCTCTGATTGTCCTCGCCGATCCGTCGCATCTTCTCCACCAGGCTCTGCATGGCATCCGAGCCGCGCAGGCTGTCGTCGTAGGTCCGACCGGCGATGGTCACGACGGACTCGGAGTATTCCGCGATCTGGGTCGATGAGGCGGAGAGCTCCTCCATCGTCGAGGTGATCTCGGCCACCGAGGCCGACATCTGACTGGATGTCGCCGCCTGTCCGTCGACCGCCTGCGCGATCTCGCGCGATGCCGCGTGGACCGAGAAGGCGGTCGTCTCCACGCCCGTCACCAACGCGTTGAGATGCTCGCGCATGCCGTCGAGCGTGCGCGCGAGGTCGGCCAGCTCGTCCTTGCCGTCGATTGCGCCGCCGCCGCTCAGATCGCCGTTGGTCACACGATCGATCTCGTCGGCCAGGCTGCGGATCCGTTTGGTGATGGCACGGGCGGTGATCAGCGAGATACCGATACTGAAGAGTGCAACCAATACGCCGATGAGCATGGCCTGCATGCGGGTCTTGCCGAGGACCGTGACGTACGGGGTACGATCCATTGCGACCTCGACGACGCCGAGCGGTGTGCCCGA
The sequence above is drawn from the Thiocapsa rosea genome and encodes:
- a CDS encoding response regulator encodes the protein MRILIVDDDPFAGAMAEAILDAEGHDCLLVESGVEALDALGEEHEAFDLVISDMHMPLLSGLDLFREMRDRGIPTPFVLLTGDDPEPLHAQAPGIAACLMKDASLEATLPAAVARL
- a CDS encoding methyl-accepting chemotaxis protein, with product MFKQIRLWANILLVIGAAIVLAITTLTLVSLHNLKTVSRTAEESELRQFAAMVQTQIRDEVRLAEALGVLVAEMPEVQARFAAGDRDWLAEQFHPPFEALARDFGAVQFQFHTAPAMSFLRLHMLEKFGDDLSSFRQSVVDTNRDRTPHRGLELGVAGLGARGVVPVLRDGRHIGSVEFGMSFGQTFFDDFKASYGVEAALFILRDGEVETFASTHEGQPFLGPDALRAAFAGEPQVAEIEIGTTPMAAYAEMIPDYSGTPLGVVEVAMDRTPYVTVLGKTRMQAMLIGVLVALFSIGISLITARAITKRIRSLADEIDRVTNGDLSGGGAIDGKDELADLARTLDGMREHLNALVTGVETTAFSVHAASREIAQAVDGQAATSSQMSASVAEITSTMEELSASSTQIAEYSESVVTIAGRTYDDSLRGSDAMQSLVEKMRRIGEDNQSALNEILALGTRSKEISKIMQIIDTVADQTKLIAFNAALEASSAGEAGKRFGVVAAEIRRLADSVTESTGEITGKVAEIQESINRLVISSEKGSTGIHEGIADSASTADILQAIVEAASETSTSAQQISLSTQQQRTASGQVVVALREIVTASSETAGAVRRIADIARDMNDLSGALKGSLDQFVLDGARTPSADPGVSSRS
- a CDS encoding diguanylate cyclase, whose translation is MVAERGNASSPAEPHKGESFQIRKARLRTSFLSQLPGRLADARRAVAELHPGEVDHARLDALYVLFHTLKGSGATFGFRQISDAAKNAEQAVRHAMDAGGSVEAVLPTELARLMDDLDALALAAHVQVDPDVAPGFELPEPETQPEPPSGQAPDARPGQPADRSQRMVYLCDDDPDLAAQLAGQLGCFGYRVRAFTNLADLREAVGIERPSAMILDVVFPEDENAGPKMLAELTAEADEAIPCIFISCRDDFGGRLQAVRAGGSAYCTKPIKTVELLEFLDRLTNPHPPEPINVLVVDDDRELAQFHATVLEEAGMVAKAVSDPEQVLSLLDTFDADLVLMDMYMPDCSGPELSRILRQIPGHVSLPIIYVSSETDLKRQHQALAVGADGFLTKPIEPARLIAEVGLRAERMRILHSLMVRDGLTGLFNHNAIMQFLEVAVANARRAGTSLCFAMIDVDHFKSVNDTYGHPTGDQVLMALSRTLRLRLREDDLVGRYGGEEFAVVLSGVDVEQAKHILDALRISFAGVTFFSDGQEFRCTFSVGVSDFPTFDSPDAMTEAADRALYRAKKGGRNRVEVAAPEDALPEPSSESTGTSDDS
- a CDS encoding hybrid sensor histidine kinase/response regulator yields the protein MALDITKFIGRFVDEAREHIARLETGLATLGTTDGGGRDGIDALFRSAHTIKGSSRMLKLASIAETAHHLEDVLGVLREGKIQPDPALAALLMRAVDTIGAMIEEVAASGAGAASGPPDQALCERLARAAAGDWSEPGPRSVPDHSAAADASSLPDSIPAAIQSDIPPENPRPSSPAPDPAPTAPQPTGTEAATRIRAPESVRVRMDKLDALVKLMGEMVSNQARLRHILGEARLLDASARTRAARTVADPGAESAELARALHRFTLDLRDLTLDQERLIGELNDRALGMRMLPLGTVLDPIARIARELGRSLGKEIRCEVSGSEIELDRQIIDHLSDALVHLLRNAIDHGIESTEERLTAGKPTLGEIRVSARQEGGAVMIAIVDDGRGLDRARILEKAMQKGLIDAGASQEITDEQVADLIFQPGFSTSPIITEVSGRGVGLDVVKRAITDDLQGSVSIKSRPGAGTTLTLKLPLSLAVMRILLLEAGGHCFGISAAHVSELIRTSRSETIQVAGRPAVVLRNELVPLIPLVDLLGLPESAASSGRQRHGLDEETLLVVIIGVRQAKLGLVVDQLVDERDMVLKPLPEHMRGRGVLGGLVGGVVVTGTNALVSLLQAPALLDAARRIRGEAIKAAVKDSARRHDGQQGQHILVVDDSLNTREIEKEVLEASGYRVTLAEDGLDGWQKAVGGRFDAVLTDVEMPGLDGFSLTAKLRENDKYRSTPIIIVTSRQTREDKQRGIQVGADAYIVKGDFDQSNLVDTLRNLLG
- the cheB gene encoding chemotaxis-specific protein-glutamate methyltransferase CheB; the protein is MQPVRVLVVDDSRSARSLIRALIEAAPGLVVCGEAADGREAVERTLALKPDVVTMDLQMPEMDGMQAIEEIMARYAVPILVLSDLADAPNAMAAVARGALEAARKPTFDEGPGLALRLRILARIPVIRHIRRNGALTLKPDPASPARREERIQTDPPRSGSPVVAIASSTGGPQALARILPDLPADFAAPVLIAQHISDGFAGAMADWLSRLCALPVTIPSEGEPIVAGHVYLADSVTHMTLGAGRRIRLVARLDSDMYRPSCDRLLTSVAAEVGLDAIGVVLTGMGRDGAQGMLALAKAGGATIAQDEATSVIFGMNREAILAGGVQMTLPLDLIAGKLCMLAGRRAALGAGIV
- a CDS encoding CheR family methyltransferase, coding for MPIHSFKSFVKDRLGLHFGSEADGRLQSILAGRIAATAAGSIDAYLKSVAADPVEFGRLTSLLTVNETYFYREPDHLNLLVERLVPARLAQAEKGNPIRILSLGCSTGEEPYSIAIALRERYGDLAERLFRITAGDVDDAALERAHAAEYGPLAFRTLPAELRDRWFSPLDGTHRRIDATIRRQVDFMSWNLLAPDFPKAMQGQDVIFFRNVSIYFDPATRKAVMARLRDLLVPKGHLIVGASETLANDFGLMRLIALDGVFLFEKAPVEPSPGRVKPGQGVRADTTAQTGPSTRAPRAAAVRSASTGRGDSGSIDARPDPPRPSAPAGNPVDREPYEQALSSARSERFEEALRRLAPLCDREDAAAEHLALQAHLLLERGDTAGAETAAQRALGQDPWSSDALLLLGRCARLRGDSQEAIGALRRVVYDKPSCWRAHYQLAETYRQQGETGPAEREYRIVLRQLQNETLAMQSTGALPSLLSVKDLRFLCETRLARLADAVA